From the Octadecabacter antarcticus 307 genome, one window contains:
- a CDS encoding site-specific integrase, whose product MIKMRGNSFQLYKRVPRRYASVESRTFVWLSLHTDSKSLAQNKATGAWAQLVEAWEARLAGDQTDALKRFDAARELAAVRGFRYMDVGRVADLPIEDFLSRVEAIPINAGIPDRIEAAAVLGGASGVAITVSAALELYWTLAADKTLGKSADQLRRWKNPRIKAVSSFISVVSDKAINEITGDDMLDFRGWWMERIAAGEVSTNAANKDLIHFGDVLKTVNRMKRLGLVLPLSNLSFRNGEAGTRPPFTAKWIKEKLLARDALAGLNPEARSILLAMVNTGARPSELAALTSDCIKLDCAVPHISIEPIGRQLKSPNARRFIPLAGVSLDALRSLPDGFPRYRGSSASLSATVNKFLRENALTETPEHTLYSLRHSFEDRLLAAGVDERIRRDLLGHALKRERYGAGATLEHMLKVVSKVAL is encoded by the coding sequence ATGATCAAAATGCGCGGTAATTCTTTCCAGCTCTATAAGCGGGTGCCTAGGCGCTACGCCTCTGTTGAAAGCCGAACATTTGTTTGGCTGTCTCTGCATACAGATTCGAAGTCACTAGCTCAGAACAAGGCAACTGGTGCTTGGGCGCAATTGGTAGAGGCTTGGGAGGCTCGGTTGGCTGGTGATCAAACCGATGCACTAAAACGCTTTGACGCAGCTCGGGAATTGGCCGCTGTGCGCGGGTTCCGATATATGGATGTCGGCAGGGTTGCCGATCTGCCGATTGAGGATTTCTTGAGCCGAGTTGAGGCTATTCCGATAAATGCTGGTATTCCGGATCGTATTGAGGCCGCTGCCGTTCTCGGTGGTGCGTCTGGTGTCGCAATCACGGTCAGCGCTGCGCTTGAATTATATTGGACCCTTGCAGCGGACAAGACGTTGGGAAAATCTGCTGATCAGTTGCGACGCTGGAAAAATCCAAGGATCAAGGCGGTAAGCAGTTTCATATCTGTTGTAAGTGACAAGGCGATTAATGAAATTACCGGCGACGATATGCTTGATTTTCGTGGCTGGTGGATGGAGCGGATAGCCGCTGGTGAGGTTAGCACCAATGCCGCTAATAAGGATTTGATACACTTTGGCGATGTTCTGAAAACAGTGAACCGTATGAAGCGGCTAGGGCTAGTTTTGCCGTTATCTAACCTGTCGTTCAGGAATGGTGAGGCAGGAACGCGTCCACCATTCACGGCAAAGTGGATCAAAGAAAAACTACTGGCACGGGACGCCTTGGCTGGATTGAACCCTGAGGCGAGGTCGATCTTGCTGGCGATGGTAAACACCGGTGCGCGGCCTTCGGAATTGGCGGCTTTGACTTCCGACTGTATCAAGCTGGACTGTGCGGTTCCACACATCTCTATTGAGCCAATAGGACGCCAGCTTAAGAGCCCCAATGCGCGACGTTTTATCCCTTTGGCCGGCGTGTCACTTGATGCTTTGCGGAGCCTCCCAGACGGCTTCCCGCGCTATCGGGGGTCATCCGCGAGTCTGTCTGCGACGGTGAACAAGTTTTTGCGCGAGAATGCCCTGACCGAGACGCCAGAGCATACGCTCTACAGCCTGCGGCACAGTTTCGAGGATCGGTTATTAGCCGCTGGCGTTGATGAGCGTATCCGGCGCGATCTGTTAGGTCATGCGTTAAAACGTGAGCGATATGGGGCAGGGGCTACACTGGAGCATATGCTGAAGGTGGTGTCGAAGGTGGCGCTCTAA
- a CDS encoding tyrosine-type recombinase/integrase gives MADKKSLTANFIKTVKKPGRYYDTNSTGLHLYVRKTGSKSWVQRLTVNGKIIDIGLGSSVKLLLLEARTESLKNSKLASEGIDPRQTKVKGTAIPTFRQVTDSFIEKKKGELSNAKHLAQWRSTLSSYAHPTMGNLPVNEVTIDHIFMALKPIWLSKNETAQRTRGRIEGVLNFATTKGYRTGSNPAIWRGNLENLLPKPSKVQNRKKMPALQLLDMPRWWAELKQRDGTGAKALMFLTLVGSRSGEIRGMRHGEVEFFTNDDAAEKGYLGLWTIPASRMKAKVEHCIPIIRPVYEFLSEIPHLSDFVFPSSKGGELSDMTLSALMKRMHKSDKTGYFDKKSGQIAVPHGIRSTFRDWAGENEQPRDATELQLAHRIGNKVEQAYFRADLLKIRAKILMDWYKFLEGHK, from the coding sequence ATGGCTGACAAAAAGAGCTTAACAGCGAACTTCATAAAGACAGTTAAAAAACCAGGCCGATACTACGACACCAACAGCACTGGCCTGCACCTTTACGTAAGAAAGACAGGTTCAAAATCTTGGGTTCAGCGGCTTACAGTTAATGGCAAAATTATCGACATTGGGCTTGGCAGCTCAGTCAAACTATTACTTTTGGAAGCCCGCACGGAATCATTGAAAAACTCAAAGCTTGCGAGCGAAGGCATCGACCCCCGCCAAACCAAGGTTAAGGGGACTGCTATCCCCACATTTCGTCAGGTTACGGACAGCTTTATCGAAAAGAAAAAAGGAGAATTAAGCAACGCAAAGCATCTTGCACAATGGAGGTCCACGCTCTCGAGTTATGCGCACCCAACAATGGGTAACCTACCTGTAAATGAAGTCACGATAGATCATATCTTCATGGCTTTGAAGCCAATTTGGCTGTCTAAAAATGAAACGGCACAAAGAACTCGTGGACGTATCGAAGGCGTTTTGAACTTCGCCACCACCAAAGGTTATAGGACAGGCTCAAATCCTGCGATCTGGAGAGGAAACCTCGAAAACCTATTGCCAAAGCCATCTAAAGTGCAAAATCGAAAAAAGATGCCAGCTTTACAGTTACTGGATATGCCTCGATGGTGGGCAGAATTAAAGCAACGTGATGGTACCGGTGCTAAAGCACTAATGTTTCTCACTTTAGTTGGATCGCGTTCTGGTGAAATCAGAGGAATGCGACATGGAGAAGTTGAATTTTTCACAAATGATGATGCTGCTGAAAAAGGGTATCTTGGATTGTGGACAATACCTGCATCGAGAATGAAAGCTAAAGTCGAACACTGCATACCAATAATTAGACCAGTTTATGAATTTTTAAGTGAAATTCCTCATCTAAGCGATTTTGTTTTTCCTTCGTCAAAAGGTGGAGAACTATCCGATATGACATTGTCTGCATTGATGAAGCGAATGCATAAAAGTGATAAAACTGGCTATTTTGATAAAAAAAGTGGTCAAATCGCTGTCCCACACGGCATTCGGTCTACATTTCGGGATTGGGCAGGAGAAAATGAACAACCCAGAGATGCTACTGAACTACAATTGGCACACAGGATTGGTAACAAGGTGGAACAAGCTTATTTTCGGGCTGATCTACTTAAAATTAGGGCTAAAATATTGATGGATTGGTATAAGTTCTTAGAAGGTCACAAATAA
- a CDS encoding recombinase family protein, with product MKIGYRRVSTVDQNLDRQDLGNIDKIFEEKLSAATAKDRPELQSMINFARDGDEVIVWSIDRMARDLRDLQTIIQTLNDKNVSITFLSENLKFSVTSNDPFAKLQLHLMGAFAEFERTLIKKRQAEGIAKAKVKGIYRGRRASIDADKIMALHAQGLGPTKIANQMGISRVSVYRALKAAAAYTQKAHTQKATDISGKWSNPTSSYEEAMTIKKLVRKHQN from the coding sequence ATGAAGATAGGCTACCGCCGTGTTTCTACCGTTGATCAGAATCTTGACCGTCAGGATTTAGGCAACATCGACAAAATATTCGAAGAGAAGCTATCTGCAGCAACTGCTAAAGATCGACCAGAACTACAAAGCATGATCAATTTTGCGCGTGATGGAGATGAGGTTATCGTATGGTCTATTGACCGTATGGCGCGTGACCTTCGTGATCTTCAAACTATCATTCAAACACTGAATGACAAAAACGTATCCATCACATTCCTGTCTGAAAATTTAAAATTCTCAGTAACATCCAATGATCCCTTCGCGAAGCTACAGCTACACTTGATGGGGGCTTTTGCGGAGTTCGAAAGAACACTCATCAAAAAACGACAAGCTGAAGGCATCGCTAAGGCCAAAGTAAAAGGTATCTACAGGGGTCGTCGTGCATCCATCGATGCTGACAAAATCATGGCCTTACATGCTCAAGGTCTTGGACCCACTAAGATCGCAAACCAGATGGGTATCAGTAGGGTCAGCGTCTATCGTGCCTTAAAAGCAGCAGCTGCTTATACACAAAAAGCACATACCCAGAAAGCCACAGATATAAGCGGAAAATGGTCTAATCCAACCAGTTCATATGAAGAGGCCATGACCATCAAGAAACTTGTGCGGAAGCATCAAAATTAA
- a CDS encoding helix-turn-helix transcriptional regulator, with amino-acid sequence MQKKTDHIKIEEAGSVIQRRNISQAKATNTMLQPLKQQDVGRSSGSIITDRDLRVISISQSWWNLYGVEPFPLPAHLRDIVHGLEAVGWFTLSNAFSEHCAVNALMHKIEKNQYFHDFAVSPLGDVIDLTFYTDHESGNNFFNYTPTGITVAQTTEKSLENRGLVALRDLINLGMFGMLPMTFELAQPASPTYAPVICAPKSGKLIILDETKSFPDLDNIQNVEDLSVKIQDINYFLDKDGQYSSRVELEGGKSLHLALKRHFFYAGGPSFIAGRVMKLCSGVSEQSILNKYPQFSSKEVEVVCLLALGYTIKEAAAKIGKAQVTVSLQARSALLKSRERSLNALVVKIVHSSLW; translated from the coding sequence ATGCAAAAAAAAACTGATCACATCAAGATAGAAGAAGCAGGCTCAGTAATTCAGCGAAGAAACATATCTCAAGCTAAAGCTACCAACACTATGTTGCAGCCATTGAAACAGCAAGATGTTGGACGTTCCAGCGGGTCGATAATCACCGATAGAGACTTAAGAGTTATAAGTATTAGTCAATCGTGGTGGAACCTTTACGGAGTTGAGCCATTCCCTCTTCCTGCTCATTTACGAGATATCGTGCATGGCCTAGAAGCAGTTGGTTGGTTTACTTTATCCAATGCATTTAGTGAGCACTGCGCTGTCAATGCCCTCATGCATAAAATAGAAAAAAATCAATACTTTCACGACTTCGCCGTTTCGCCCTTAGGTGATGTAATAGATTTAACATTCTATACAGACCATGAGAGTGGAAATAACTTTTTTAACTACACCCCTACGGGTATAACTGTAGCTCAAACCACAGAAAAATCGCTTGAAAACCGTGGACTGGTGGCCTTGCGAGATTTAATAAATTTGGGCATGTTTGGCATGTTACCAATGACCTTTGAATTAGCCCAACCTGCTAGTCCGACATATGCACCTGTAATATGCGCCCCCAAATCAGGAAAACTAATCATCTTAGATGAAACCAAAAGTTTTCCAGATTTGGATAATATTCAGAATGTCGAAGACTTATCGGTAAAAATACAAGATATAAATTATTTTCTGGATAAGGATGGCCAGTACTCTTCCCGCGTCGAACTAGAGGGCGGCAAGTCACTGCATTTGGCTTTGAAAAGACATTTTTTCTATGCAGGAGGGCCTAGTTTTATTGCTGGAAGAGTGATGAAACTATGTAGCGGTGTTTCAGAACAAAGCATCTTGAATAAATATCCCCAGTTTTCATCAAAGGAGGTGGAAGTCGTCTGTCTTCTTGCGCTTGGCTACACCATTAAGGAGGCTGCTGCGAAGATCGGGAAGGCACAAGTTACAGTGTCTTTACAGGCACGAAGCGCCCTACTTAAATCCCGTGAACGCTCTTTAAATGCATTGGTAGTAAAGATCGTCCATTCTTCCCTGTGGTAA